The following proteins come from a genomic window of Halorussus halophilus:
- a CDS encoding lycopene cyclase domain-containing protein, whose amino-acid sequence MIPDIGAAFGPYTYVVTEIVWGALAVVLLYRAAAFRQAARTVSVLYPIAYLWDWYTLHVGVFAIRLRTGIDFLGIPIEEHVFMLVVPALVVGFHENLRQMFDEDAKTPGNSE is encoded by the coding sequence ATGATACCCGACATCGGAGCGGCTTTCGGCCCGTACACGTATGTCGTAACAGAAATCGTGTGGGGCGCACTCGCAGTAGTGTTACTCTATCGAGCCGCCGCGTTTCGACAGGCGGCCCGCACTGTCTCGGTATTGTACCCTATCGCGTACCTCTGGGACTGGTACACACTGCATGTCGGCGTGTTCGCCATTCGGCTCCGGACCGGAATCGACTTTCTCGGCATTCCAATCGAAGAACACGTCTTCATGCTCGTCGTCCCCGCGCTCGTCGTCGGGTTTCACGAGAACCTGCGCCAGATGTTCGACGAAGACGCGAAAACTCCCGGAAACAGCGAGTAA
- a CDS encoding DUF7344 domain-containing protein codes for MSTIGDSPTTNAEPEETPGQGKGKTVTTKQVSDNVTEQTPEAEAEPEPLSRDLVFDVLKNRRRRYALHYLRRAEESVQLSELAEQVAAWENGIAIEAISAAERKRVYTALYQSHLPKLDDAGIVDYNQNRGIVELSEAAEQLDVYLDMNTKPSVEWYNWYLGLAVGGIGLLSAAFLGLPPFSMVGGVLVAALVVVAFAAVAVAHTYHARLLPSDGGETPPEIQES; via the coding sequence ATGAGCACCATTGGTGACTCTCCGACGACGAACGCCGAGCCTGAAGAAACGCCGGGACAGGGGAAGGGAAAGACTGTCACGACCAAGCAGGTCTCTGACAACGTTACCGAACAGACGCCCGAGGCCGAGGCGGAACCGGAACCGCTCTCGCGCGATCTGGTCTTCGATGTGCTGAAGAATCGCCGACGCCGGTACGCCCTTCACTACCTCCGTCGCGCGGAAGAGTCGGTCCAACTGTCCGAACTGGCAGAGCAGGTGGCGGCGTGGGAGAACGGCATCGCTATCGAAGCGATCTCCGCGGCCGAGCGAAAGCGCGTGTACACGGCACTGTACCAGTCCCACCTCCCGAAACTTGACGACGCCGGTATCGTGGATTACAACCAGAACCGCGGCATCGTCGAACTCTCGGAGGCGGCCGAACAACTCGACGTGTATCTGGACATGAACACCAAGCCGAGCGTCGAGTGGTACAACTGGTATCTCGGACTCGCGGTCGGTGGCATCGGACTGCTCTCCGCCGCGTTCCTCGGACTGCCACCGTTCTCGATGGTCGGCGGCGTCCTCGTCGCCGCGCTGGTAGTCGTCGCCTTCGCCGCAGTGGCAGTCGCACACACGTACCACGCCCGACTCCTCCCGTCGGACGGAGGTGAAACACCGCCGGAGATTCAGGAGTCCTGA
- a CDS encoding DUF7504 family protein encodes MSEGVPATEGERAGGAGRSPGTQSLVRVAPGENPLSALPERAYENLLVLATKSQPNRIERRLTDDGRAVQNVGVVPVAPVASDYGGDLWTTDSVQPGDLTGIGMRFSDAIEHVERNAGWVFVDALSVLFMYADDVRVCRFFQTLAGRARARGVQGVYCVNPTAVGEETYERLRGLCDVECDMA; translated from the coding sequence ATGAGCGAGGGGGTCCCCGCGACGGAAGGCGAACGCGCAGGTGGAGCGGGTCGCTCGCCGGGCACACAGTCGCTCGTTAGAGTAGCTCCCGGCGAGAACCCGCTCTCCGCACTCCCCGAACGTGCGTACGAGAACCTCCTCGTGCTAGCGACGAAGAGCCAGCCGAACCGAATCGAACGACGACTGACCGACGACGGGCGAGCCGTCCAGAACGTTGGGGTCGTCCCAGTCGCACCCGTGGCATCGGACTACGGTGGCGATCTCTGGACGACCGACAGCGTGCAACCGGGTGACTTGACCGGCATCGGAATGCGGTTTTCTGACGCCATCGAACACGTCGAGCGCAACGCTGGCTGGGTGTTCGTGGACGCGCTTTCGGTGCTGTTCATGTACGCCGACGACGTGCGGGTGTGTCGGTTCTTCCAGACGCTCGCCGGACGAGCGCGAGCGCGTGGTGTGCAGGGCGTCTACTGCGTCAACCCGACTGCTGTTGGCGAGGAGACGTACGAGCGACTCCGCGGACTCTGCGACGTCGAGTGCGACATGGCCTGA
- a CDS encoding proteasome assembly chaperone family protein — MAHVETHADVELDEPTLLEGMPGIGLVGKIATDHVISELEMVYFGSLHCPGLPQVAVYDSGSSNLYPPVRLYASEEHDLVVLRSDVAVSPTEVSEFATCVSGWIEEQQALPIYVSGLPTDVSGTEDRALYGVATGDAEERLAGHDIEPPATDGVWSGPTGALLGRAGEVDMDAVGLIVESDPQFPDPEAACVYINRAINPIAGVEIDDSGLRERAEEIRQEKQQFAQQMGQNNDDSSRVEARGMYQ; from the coding sequence ATGGCTCACGTCGAGACACACGCAGACGTCGAACTGGACGAACCGACGCTGTTGGAAGGAATGCCCGGCATCGGTCTCGTCGGGAAGATAGCGACAGACCACGTCATCTCCGAGTTAGAGATGGTCTACTTCGGAAGCCTTCACTGTCCGGGACTCCCGCAGGTCGCGGTGTACGACTCCGGAAGTTCGAACCTCTATCCGCCGGTGCGACTGTACGCCAGCGAGGAACACGACCTCGTCGTACTACGGAGCGACGTCGCCGTCTCACCGACTGAGGTGTCCGAATTTGCGACGTGCGTCTCGGGGTGGATCGAAGAACAGCAGGCGCTTCCGATTTACGTCAGCGGACTTCCAACCGACGTTTCGGGAACCGAAGACCGAGCACTGTACGGCGTTGCGACTGGTGACGCCGAAGAACGCTTAGCAGGCCACGACATCGAACCGCCAGCAACCGACGGTGTCTGGAGTGGCCCGACAGGTGCCCTACTCGGCCGAGCGGGAGAAGTCGATATGGACGCCGTCGGTCTCATCGTGGAGAGCGACCCGCAGTTCCCGGACCCAGAAGCCGCCTGTGTGTACATCAATCGCGCAATCAACCCGATTGCCGGTGTCGAGATAGACGACAGCGGACTCCGCGAGCGCGCCGAGGAGATTCGCCAAGAGAAACAGCAGTTCGCGCAGCAGATGGGCCAGAACAACGACGACAGCTCGCGCGTCGAAGCGCGTGGGATGTACCAGTAA
- the trpD gene encoding anthranilate phosphoribosyltransferase, whose amino-acid sequence MQEFIERVTDGADLTVPEARTAATRVFEGATEAQIGALLAALRAKGETEAEIAGFAQGMRDAARTIDPDRTPLVDTCGTGGDDYDSINVSTTSAIVASGAGVPVAKHGNYSVSSSSGSADVLDELGVEIDAEPPAVEAKIEDDGIGFMLAPVFHPAMKAVIGPRKELGMRTLFNVLGPLTNPAGADAQIVGVYDSDLVPVMGRALAHMPVERALVVHGSGMDEIAVHDETTVAEVRGEEIEEYTLTPEDLGLSRHDVEAVAGGSPEANAADLRGIVEGDVTGAKRDIILANAGAAIYIAGVADTLEEGVEQAAKSIDSGAAAEKLADLSQTVTA is encoded by the coding sequence ATGCAGGAATTCATCGAACGCGTTACCGACGGAGCAGACCTCACGGTCCCAGAGGCACGGACTGCCGCGACGCGCGTCTTCGAGGGCGCGACAGAAGCACAAATCGGGGCGTTACTCGCCGCGCTCCGAGCGAAAGGAGAGACGGAGGCCGAAATCGCAGGGTTCGCACAGGGGATGCGCGACGCCGCGCGAACCATCGACCCCGACCGAACGCCGCTGGTCGATACCTGCGGCACCGGCGGCGACGACTACGACAGTATCAACGTCTCCACGACGAGTGCTATCGTTGCTTCTGGTGCTGGCGTTCCCGTCGCCAAGCACGGCAACTACTCTGTCTCTTCTTCCTCTGGAAGTGCAGACGTTCTCGACGAACTCGGTGTCGAAATCGACGCCGAACCGCCCGCAGTCGAAGCGAAAATCGAAGACGACGGCATCGGGTTCATGCTCGCACCCGTCTTCCATCCCGCGATGAAGGCCGTCATCGGCCCACGGAAAGAACTGGGAATGCGAACGCTGTTCAACGTCCTCGGGCCGCTTACGAACCCCGCTGGCGCAGACGCCCAAATCGTCGGCGTTTACGACTCTGATCTCGTGCCAGTCATGGGTCGCGCACTTGCTCACATGCCTGTCGAACGCGCACTCGTCGTCCACGGTTCTGGAATGGACGAAATCGCCGTTCACGACGAGACGACCGTCGCAGAGGTACGCGGCGAGGAAATCGAAGAGTACACGCTCACTCCCGAGGACCTCGGACTTTCTCGCCACGACGTGGAAGCCGTCGCAGGTGGCTCCCCCGAAGCGAACGCGGCCGACCTCCGCGGCATCGTAGAGGGCGACGTAACCGGCGCGAAACGCGACATCATCCTCGCCAACGCAGGGGCAGCAATCTACATCGCCGGAGTCGCAGACACGCTCGAAGAGGGAGTCGAGCAAGCCGCAAAGTCTATCGACAGCGGCGCTGCCGCCGAAAAGTTGGCGGACCTCTCCCAGACCGTGACAGCATGA
- a CDS encoding phosphoribosylanthranilate isomerase, which produces MTPEKTTRRETTTPETTQAKTTRTKICGIACDEDAAVAIDAGADAVGFLVEVPVDSPREISPERAAELASEVPPFVTSVLVTMPGTPERAVELARTVEPDAIQIHGEFGVGDLAYLSASVEASVVKVVDATTPEAARRYDEVADALLVDSVDDDGAGGTGETHDWERTREVADSLDSPVVLAGGLTPENVGEAVRAVEPFAVDVASGIESESADGRKDPDAVSEFVENAKYAFNVPTL; this is translated from the coding sequence ATGACACCGGAAAAGACGACGCGCCGGGAGACGACGACCCCGGAGACGACACAGGCCAAGACGACGCGAACGAAAATTTGTGGCATCGCGTGCGACGAGGATGCCGCGGTCGCCATCGACGCAGGCGCAGACGCAGTCGGCTTTCTGGTAGAGGTACCGGTCGATTCACCGCGCGAAATTTCGCCCGAACGTGCCGCCGAACTCGCTTCCGAGGTCCCGCCGTTCGTGACGAGTGTCTTGGTGACGATGCCCGGGACGCCAGAACGGGCGGTCGAACTCGCCCGAACTGTCGAACCGGACGCTATCCAGATTCACGGCGAGTTCGGTGTGGGCGACTTGGCGTACCTGTCTGCCAGCGTGGAGGCGAGCGTCGTGAAAGTCGTGGACGCAACGACCCCTGAAGCAGCGCGCCGCTACGACGAGGTCGCCGACGCGTTGCTGGTTGATTCCGTAGACGACGACGGTGCAGGTGGCACGGGCGAAACTCACGACTGGGAACGAACCCGCGAAGTTGCAGATAGCCTCGACTCGCCGGTCGTCCTTGCAGGTGGGTTAACCCCCGAAAACGTCGGCGAGGCCGTCCGAGCAGTCGAACCTTTCGCGGTCGATGTGGCAAGCGGAATCGAGTCGGAGAGCGCCGACGGTCGCAAGGACCCCGACGCAGTCTCCGAGTTCGTCGAGAACGCGAAGTACGCCTTCAACGTGCCGACGCTATGA
- the trpE gene encoding anthranilate synthase component I, translated as MTPELPALKPTREKFVSLTESDDPVVARLEVELDVETTPLAAYAALTGRSGETDVDASEYAFLLESAEKTASSDPDGAFKPGSSGERHARYSYVGYDPEAVVTVAPDEVTVESLGGRAAEYVEDTGLNDAGDTLDTLRAALPNVERRGFPEDPDRQHFEGGLVGFLAYDAVYDLWLDEVGVERPASEFPDAQFVLNTKTVAFDHVEESASLVFTPVVGPDADAESVYDELEREAERVAELLDSATEPDTGGFVRESEMAGPREEYEDAVRKAKEHVLDGDIYQGVISRKRELRGDIDTLGLYESLREVNPSPYMYVLGYGDRSIVGSSPETLVSVRDREVTSNPIAGTCSRGASPVEDRRLAGEMLADDKERSEHTMLVDLARNDVRRVCEAGSVEVEEFMNVLKYSHVQHIESTVSGRLSEDADAFDATRASFPAGTLSGAPKIRAMEIIDDLERAPRGPYGGGVGYYSWTGDADFAIVIRTATIESTRDETGKELDRVTVQAGAGIVADSEPTAEYEETEKKMDGVLTALEAIEVAPEPSAPEVSR; from the coding sequence ATGACGCCGGAACTGCCTGCATTGAAGCCGACACGCGAGAAATTCGTCTCTCTCACGGAGAGCGACGACCCCGTCGTCGCGCGCCTCGAAGTCGAACTCGACGTGGAAACCACGCCACTCGCCGCGTACGCCGCGCTGACTGGGCGGTCGGGAGAGACAGACGTGGACGCGTCAGAGTACGCCTTCTTGCTTGAAAGCGCCGAGAAGACGGCCTCCAGCGACCCCGACGGCGCGTTCAAACCGGGGTCATCCGGCGAGCGCCACGCCCGCTACTCGTACGTGGGGTACGACCCCGAAGCAGTCGTCACCGTCGCTCCCGACGAAGTTACGGTCGAATCGCTCGGTGGCCGGGCCGCGGAGTACGTCGAAGACACCGGCCTGAACGACGCGGGCGACACGCTCGACACGCTCCGGGCGGCCCTGCCGAACGTCGAGCGTCGCGGATTCCCCGAGGACCCCGACCGCCAGCACTTCGAAGGTGGTCTCGTCGGCTTCTTGGCCTACGACGCGGTGTACGACCTCTGGTTGGACGAGGTCGGCGTGGAGCGACCAGCGTCGGAGTTCCCGGACGCGCAGTTCGTGCTGAACACGAAGACGGTCGCGTTCGACCACGTCGAGGAGTCCGCGTCGCTGGTGTTCACGCCCGTCGTCGGTCCTGACGCCGATGCCGAATCGGTGTACGACGAACTGGAGAGAGAAGCCGAGCGCGTCGCCGAACTGCTCGATAGCGCAACCGAGCCAGACACTGGTGGATTCGTTCGAGAGTCGGAGATGGCCGGACCGCGCGAGGAGTACGAAGACGCGGTCCGGAAGGCTAAGGAACACGTCCTCGACGGCGACATATATCAGGGCGTCATCTCCCGAAAGCGCGAACTCCGAGGCGACATCGACACGCTCGGTCTCTACGAGTCGCTCCGCGAGGTGAACCCGTCGCCGTACATGTACGTCCTCGGCTACGGCGACCGGTCCATCGTCGGGTCGAGTCCCGAGACGCTCGTCTCGGTTCGGGACCGCGAAGTCACGTCGAACCCAATCGCTGGCACTTGCTCGCGCGGAGCGAGTCCAGTCGAAGACCGGCGACTTGCGGGCGAGATGCTCGCCGACGACAAGGAGCGCTCGGAACACACCATGCTGGTGGACCTCGCTCGGAACGACGTGCGGCGCGTCTGCGAGGCGGGAAGCGTCGAAGTCGAGGAGTTCATGAACGTGCTGAAGTACAGTCACGTCCAGCACATCGAGAGTACGGTCTCGGGGCGTCTCTCCGAAGACGCCGACGCGTTCGACGCGACGAGGGCGTCGTTCCCCGCGGGAACGCTCTCGGGCGCGCCGAAGATTCGCGCCATGGAGATAATCGACGACCTCGAACGTGCGCCCAGAGGCCCCTACGGCGGCGGCGTCGGCTACTATTCGTGGACCGGAGACGCCGACTTCGCTATCGTCATTCGCACTGCGACTATCGAGTCAACGAGAGACGAGACGGGGAAGGAACTCGACCGCGTGACCGTCCAAGCAGGCGCAGGAATCGTCGCAGACAGTGAGCCAACCGCCGAGTACGAAGAGACGGAAAAGAAGATGGACGGCGTCCTCACAGCACTGGAGGCGATAGAAGTCGCTCCTGAACCCTCCGCGCCGGAGGTGAGTCGATGA
- the trpG gene encoding anthranilate synthase component II, giving the protein MTVEQARSSTAATDTRVLFVDNFDSFTYNLVEYTSEHAETEVLRNTVSLDEVRAFDPEAIVISPGPGHPENERDVGVTLDVLREVSPEVPTLGVCLGLEAAVYAYGGSVGRAPEPVHGKAFPVSHDGRGVYRGLDQGFRAGRYHSLVATEVPDCFEVTATTDHGVSANEVSGGSSGERSESDGGIELVMGVRHREYPIECVQFHPESVLTAVGHDVIRNFVSDVR; this is encoded by the coding sequence ATGACGGTCGAGCAGGCACGGAGTTCGACAGCGGCGACGGATACTCGGGTACTGTTCGTGGACAACTTCGACTCGTTCACCTACAACCTCGTGGAGTACACGAGCGAACACGCCGAGACAGAAGTCCTTCGAAACACGGTCTCGCTCGACGAGGTCCGAGCGTTCGACCCCGAGGCAATCGTCATCTCGCCGGGGCCGGGGCACCCAGAGAACGAGCGGGACGTGGGTGTCACGCTCGACGTGCTTCGAGAAGTCAGCCCGGAAGTACCGACGCTCGGCGTCTGTTTGGGTCTCGAAGCGGCGGTCTACGCATACGGCGGGAGCGTCGGCCGGGCACCCGAACCGGTTCACGGCAAGGCGTTCCCCGTGTCTCACGACGGGCGGGGCGTCTATCGAGGTCTCGACCAAGGGTTCCGTGCCGGACGGTATCACTCGCTGGTCGCGACCGAAGTGCCGGACTGTTTCGAGGTGACGGCGACGACGGACCACGGCGTCTCCGCAAACGAAGTGAGCGGAGGCTCGTCGGGCGAGCGTAGCGAGTCCGACGGCGGGATAGAGTTGGTGATGGGCGTTCGGCACCGAGAGTATCCCATCGAGTGCGTACAGTTCCACCCCGAGAGCGTGCTCACTGCGGTGGGTCACGACGTGATTCGGAACTTCGTCTCGGACGTGAGATAG
- a CDS encoding adenosylcobalamin-dependent ribonucleoside-diphosphate reductase produces MSGAGELTAEEITLPIKRTEGVTLEERLTGNAYHNILPARYLRKNADGKHIEEQEDLFPRVAKNIALAEAVYEAQKQDEEITVTPDQLKPDHPRRDELAAEVFGKGTTAEDDAETTLSIYNVNKFAYDTVVPELPDEVRAHVEDTRDEFEDLMSKLSFMPNSPTLMNAGDELQQLSACFVDSPGDDITDIHQTAKEAAEVFQSGGGMGYAFWKLRPYGDAVGSTGGIASGPITFMRTYDQMCETIAQGGARRGAQMGVMRVSHPDVIQFIHAKNKDVSLARSLRLNDPDDYTHNSFADALEEARELIDDDGKVPKHLRNAAEGHLSNFNISVGVTDDFMEALKAGEEFTFTNPRTEEPHVATEHTKELYEMFDLGEHVEVGEELSIPADLLWDRIVSGAHENGEPGVIYLERVNKEHSFDVEEHPDHRILATNPCGEQPLEEYEACNLGHINLSTLADTDAPDWRVWYDENGDDYESFADAVDAFLIDAIDYEEFDYRIDYGTRFLENVVTMSDFPVEKIEEKVRDMRKIGLGVMGLAQLYVQLGVEYGSEAGNEIARQLMRHINHESKWASHELAEERGSFNDWGDSKYADPTRYPDWFEKQTGLKPEKWKEGFAVRNHNTTTIAPTGTTSMVGNTTGGCEPIYNVAYYKNVSDDVQGDEMLVEFDDYFLRVLEDNDIDVDEVKKEAQEQMAENEFDGVEGLTTVPDAIGELFVVTADLTGKEHAAVQCACQEGVDSAISKTCNFPNSASKADMQEVYEYIYDNGGKGVTVYRDGTRSKQVLTTRADNKEFADESEAAEALVEQIHDVFGGIEGFLDNEDVRASLDTEVEGLLAAADGQVELGKKRPRPDVLHGITQRIDTGYGKVYVNINEDDDGRPFELFANIGNSGGFTASFTEALAKTISTALRSGVDPEEIADELQGIRSPKVAWDKGEQINSIPDAIGTAMRRYLDGEVNKAYPQQQNLTEVEETDASAGSASNDESGAEATSGKEADQQDIIASGESPECPSCGSLSLYYSEGCKTCESCGWSEC; encoded by the coding sequence ATGAGCGGTGCGGGCGAACTCACGGCCGAAGAGATTACCCTTCCTATCAAGCGAACGGAAGGCGTAACCTTAGAAGAGCGCCTGACCGGCAACGCGTACCACAACATCCTCCCTGCGCGTTACCTCCGGAAGAACGCCGACGGCAAGCACATCGAGGAACAAGAGGACCTCTTCCCGCGCGTCGCAAAGAACATCGCGCTGGCTGAAGCGGTCTACGAAGCCCAAAAACAGGACGAGGAGATTACGGTCACGCCCGACCAACTCAAGCCCGACCACCCGCGACGAGACGAACTCGCCGCCGAAGTGTTCGGCAAGGGCACCACCGCCGAGGACGACGCCGAGACCACGCTCTCCATCTACAACGTCAACAAGTTCGCGTACGACACCGTGGTTCCGGAACTCCCCGACGAGGTTCGCGCGCACGTCGAGGACACCCGTGACGAGTTCGAGGACCTGATGTCGAAACTATCCTTCATGCCGAACTCGCCGACGCTGATGAACGCTGGCGACGAACTCCAGCAGCTCTCTGCGTGTTTCGTGGACTCGCCGGGCGACGACATCACGGACATCCATCAGACCGCTAAGGAAGCCGCGGAGGTCTTCCAATCCGGCGGCGGCATGGGCTACGCCTTCTGGAAGCTCCGACCGTACGGCGACGCCGTGGGTTCGACCGGCGGTATCGCCTCCGGTCCCATCACGTTCATGCGCACGTACGACCAGATGTGCGAGACCATCGCGCAGGGTGGCGCACGCCGTGGTGCCCAGATGGGCGTCATGCGCGTCTCGCACCCGGACGTGATTCAGTTCATCCACGCGAAGAACAAGGACGTGAGCCTCGCGCGTAGCCTCCGACTCAACGACCCGGACGACTACACGCACAACTCCTTCGCAGATGCCTTAGAGGAAGCACGGGAACTCATCGACGACGACGGCAAGGTGCCCAAGCACCTCCGCAACGCCGCGGAGGGCCACCTCTCGAACTTCAACATCTCGGTGGGCGTCACCGACGACTTCATGGAAGCTCTCAAAGCGGGCGAGGAGTTCACCTTCACGAATCCTCGGACGGAAGAGCCGCACGTCGCCACCGAACACACCAAAGAACTGTACGAGATGTTCGACCTCGGCGAACACGTCGAGGTCGGCGAGGAACTCTCGATTCCGGCAGACCTGCTGTGGGACCGCATCGTCTCCGGTGCCCACGAGAACGGCGAACCGGGCGTCATCTACCTCGAACGAGTGAACAAGGAACATTCCTTCGACGTGGAGGAACACCCGGACCACCGGATTCTGGCGACCAACCCGTGTGGCGAACAGCCGCTCGAAGAGTACGAGGCGTGCAACCTCGGCCACATCAACCTCTCGACGCTCGCCGACACCGACGCCCCCGACTGGCGCGTCTGGTACGACGAGAACGGCGACGATTACGAGAGCTTCGCAGACGCAGTTGACGCGTTCCTCATCGACGCCATCGACTACGAGGAGTTCGACTACCGCATCGACTACGGTACCCGCTTCTTGGAGAACGTCGTCACGATGTCGGACTTCCCGGTCGAGAAAATCGAAGAGAAGGTCCGCGACATGCGGAAAATCGGTCTCGGCGTCATGGGTCTCGCGCAACTGTACGTCCAACTGGGCGTCGAGTACGGTAGCGAGGCTGGTAACGAAATCGCCCGGCAGTTGATGCGCCACATCAACCACGAGAGCAAGTGGGCGTCCCACGAACTCGCCGAGGAGCGCGGGTCGTTCAACGACTGGGGAGACAGCAAGTACGCCGACCCCACTCGCTACCCCGACTGGTTCGAGAAGCAGACCGGCCTGAAACCCGAGAAGTGGAAAGAAGGCTTCGCGGTTCGGAACCACAACACGACGACCATCGCACCGACGGGCACGACTTCGATGGTCGGTAACACCACGGGTGGCTGTGAACCCATCTACAACGTCGCCTACTACAAGAACGTCTCCGACGACGTGCAGGGCGACGAGATGCTCGTGGAGTTCGACGACTACTTCCTCCGCGTGCTGGAGGACAACGACATCGACGTGGACGAAGTGAAGAAGGAAGCCCAAGAACAGATGGCCGAAAACGAGTTCGACGGCGTCGAAGGCCTCACGACGGTGCCGGACGCCATCGGCGAACTGTTCGTCGTCACCGCCGACCTCACCGGCAAGGAACACGCCGCAGTCCAGTGTGCTTGCCAAGAGGGCGTGGACTCCGCAATCAGCAAGACCTGCAACTTCCCGAACTCCGCTAGCAAGGCGGACATGCAGGAAGTGTACGAGTACATCTACGATAACGGCGGCAAGGGCGTCACCGTCTACCGCGACGGCACTCGCAGCAAACAGGTGCTGACGACCCGCGCCGACAACAAGGAGTTCGCCGACGAGAGCGAGGCCGCGGAGGCACTCGTCGAGCAGATTCACGACGTGTTCGGCGGCATCGAAGGCTTCCTCGACAACGAGGACGTTCGTGCATCCCTCGACACCGAAGTCGAGGGCCTACTAGCCGCCGCAGACGGCCAAGTCGAACTCGGCAAGAAGCGCCCGCGCCCGGACGTGCTCCACGGCATCACCCAGCGCATCGACACCGGCTACGGCAAGGTGTACGTCAACATCAACGAAGACGACGACGGCCGTCCGTTCGAACTGTTCGCCAACATCGGCAACTCCGGTGGCTTCACGGCCTCGTTCACCGAGGCACTGGCGAAGACGATTTCGACCGCACTCCGCTCGGGCGTGGACCCCGAGGAAATCGCCGACGAGTTACAGGGCATCCGCAGTCCGAAGGTTGCGTGGGACAAGGGCGAGCAGATCAACTCCATCCCGGACGCAATCGGCACGGCGATGCGTCGTTACCTCGACGGCGAGGTGAACAAGGCGTATCCGCAACAGCAGAACCTCACCGAAGTCGAGGAGACCGACGCGAGCGCCGGTTCGGCGTCGAACGACGAAAGCGGCGCTGAGGCGACCTCCGGCAAGGAAGCCGACCAGCAGGACATCATTGCCTCGGGCGAGAGTCCCGAATGTCCGAGCTGTGGCTCGCTGTCGCTGTACTACTCCGAAGGCTGCAAGACCTGCGAGTCCTGTGGCTGGTCGGAGTGCTGA